Proteins encoded within one genomic window of Chlorobaculum sp. MV4-Y:
- a CDS encoding YgiT-type zinc finger protein, which translates to MEEKIMKCMYCQAEMKKGTVPFHIDRKGVHVSLDEIPAWVCPQCGESYFEEREVDAIQELVKTVEEQTHKFAKTAQK; encoded by the coding sequence AAATGCATGTACTGCCAAGCTGAAATGAAGAAAGGAACCGTACCATTTCATATTGACAGAAAGGGGGTTCATGTAAGTCTTGATGAAATTCCTGCATGGGTGTGCCCACAGTGTGGGGAATCCTATTTTGAGGAGAGGGAAGTTGATGCGATTCAGGAGTTGGTCAAAACGGTTGAAGAACAAACACACAAGTTTGCAAAGACAGCGCAGAAATAA